The following proteins are co-located in the Bacillus pumilus genome:
- a CDS encoding redox-sensing transcriptional repressor Rex — protein MNIDQSKIPQATAKRLPLYYRFLKNLHASGKQRVSSAELSDAVKVDSATIRRDFSYFGALGKKGYGYNVDYLLTFFRKTLDQDEMTNVMLIGVGNLGTAFLHYNFIKNNNTKISMAFDVNESKIGSEIGGVPVYDLDKLEEHVQEVGDIPVAILTVPAVAAQSITDRLIALGIKGILNFTPARLNVPEHIRIHHIDLAVELQSLVYFLKHYSVTQED, from the coding sequence ATGAATATAGACCAGTCAAAAATTCCACAAGCGACAGCCAAACGTTTGCCGCTTTACTACCGTTTTTTAAAAAATCTGCATGCATCAGGAAAACAAAGGGTGTCATCGGCAGAGCTTAGTGATGCAGTCAAAGTGGATTCTGCCACCATTCGCCGAGATTTTTCGTATTTTGGTGCACTAGGGAAGAAAGGGTATGGCTATAATGTCGATTACCTCTTGACCTTCTTCAGAAAGACCCTTGACCAAGATGAAATGACCAATGTTATGCTCATCGGTGTCGGGAATTTAGGGACTGCTTTTTTACACTATAATTTCATAAAAAATAATAATACAAAAATTTCAATGGCTTTTGACGTCAATGAGAGTAAAATAGGAAGTGAGATAGGCGGCGTGCCTGTCTATGATTTGGATAAGCTTGAAGAGCATGTTCAAGAGGTAGGAGATATTCCTGTTGCGATTTTGACAGTACCTGCCGTAGCAGCTCAATCCATTACAGATCGTTTGATTGCCCTTGGCATCAAAGGAATCCTTAACTTTACGCCGGCTCGATTGAATGTGCCGGAACACATTCGAATTCATCATATAGATTTGGCGGTTGAACTTCAGTCTCTTGTGTATTTCTTAAAGCATTACTCTGTTACGCAGGAGGACTGA
- a CDS encoding twin-arginine translocase TatA/TatE family subunit, protein MGPIGPGSLVLIAIVALIIFGPKKLPQLGRAAGDTLREFKNATKGLADDQEEKKKKEDQ, encoded by the coding sequence ATGGGTCCGATCGGTCCTGGAAGTTTGGTTCTGATTGCGATTGTTGCGCTCATTATTTTTGGGCCGAAAAAGCTTCCTCAATTAGGAAGAGCAGCAGGAGATACATTACGTGAATTTAAAAATGCCACAAAAGGTTTAGCTGATGATCAGGAAGAAAAAAAGAAAAAAGAAGATCAGTAG
- the tatC gene encoding twin-arginine translocase subunit TatC → MNVKDMPLMEHIVELRKRLVIIAMFFVAFMAAGFFLAKPVIVYLQNTDEAATLTLNAFKLTDPLYVFMQFAFVIALVLTCPVILYQLWAFVSPGLYEKERKVTLAYIPIALLLFLSGVAFSYFILFPFVVDFLMRMSNDLNVEQVIGIHEYFTFLMQLTLPFGFLFQMPVVLMFLTRLGIITPMFLSKIRKYAYFVLLVIAALITPPELVSHLMVTLPMLVLYEVSIVISRVTYRKMQQTEEKESHYVS, encoded by the coding sequence ATGAATGTCAAAGATATGCCGCTTATGGAGCATATTGTGGAACTGCGAAAACGTTTAGTGATCATTGCGATGTTTTTTGTTGCCTTTATGGCGGCAGGTTTTTTTCTCGCTAAGCCGGTCATTGTGTATTTGCAAAATACCGATGAAGCGGCAACACTGACATTAAACGCATTTAAGCTCACAGATCCACTGTACGTGTTTATGCAGTTCGCATTTGTCATTGCTTTGGTTTTGACGTGTCCCGTGATTTTATATCAGCTATGGGCGTTTGTGAGCCCTGGTTTATATGAAAAAGAAAGAAAGGTGACACTTGCTTACATTCCGATTGCACTGCTTTTATTTTTGAGCGGTGTGGCTTTCTCTTATTTTATTTTGTTTCCCTTTGTCGTCGATTTTCTGATGCGGATGTCGAATGATTTAAATGTAGAGCAAGTGATTGGGATTCATGAGTATTTTACATTTCTGATGCAGTTAACACTTCCATTTGGCTTTTTGTTTCAGATGCCCGTTGTGTTGATGTTTCTCACAAGACTTGGCATCATCACACCGATGTTTTTATCAAAAATACGGAAGTATGCCTATTTTGTCCTCCTTGTCATTGCCGCACTCATTACACCGCCAGAGCTTGTTTCTCACCTCATGGTTACCTTGCCAATGCTCGTTTTGTATGAAGTGAGTATTGTCATTTCAAGAGTGACCTATCGCAAAATGCAGCAAACAGAGGAGAAAGAAAGTCATTATGTCTCATAA
- a CDS encoding NUDIX hydrolase yields MAFWLLKKEYNTVYLYFQLRSPAKKEFPSLLDITAAGHLLADEQPSDGIREVEEELGLSIPFEDLTFAGVMQDEIHIPSFIDREFCHVYLYKSRGACERSITEKRSRWSLQNEIHRCTAPFNRSM; encoded by the coding sequence TTGGCTTTTTGGCTTTTAAAAAAGGAATATAACACAGTCTATCTCTATTTTCAGCTAAGAAGTCCCGCAAAAAAGGAGTTTCCTTCTCTGCTTGATATCACAGCAGCAGGCCACCTTCTTGCAGATGAACAGCCTTCTGATGGCATCAGAGAGGTCGAAGAAGAGCTTGGTCTCTCTATCCCTTTTGAAGACCTTACCTTTGCAGGTGTCATGCAGGATGAAATCCATATCCCTTCGTTCATCGACCGTGAGTTCTGCCACGTGTACCTTTATAAATCAAGGGGAGCCTGTGAACGTTCAATTACAGAAAAAAGAAGTCGCTGGTCTTTACAGAACGAGATTCATCGATGCACAGCACCTTTTAACAGGTCAATGTGA
- a CDS encoding YdiK family protein → MRNPVVWGIIYFAVGVAFTYMAIQNPGDMWSFYSILLMVFAAYNINIAFKMFAFSVKLKKQQQK, encoded by the coding sequence ATGAGAAACCCTGTCGTATGGGGCATCATTTATTTTGCAGTAGGTGTGGCTTTCACCTATATGGCCATCCAAAACCCAGGTGACATGTGGTCATTTTACAGCATTTTGCTGATGGTGTTTGCGGCCTATAATATCAATATCGCGTTTAAAATGTTTGCCTTCTCTGTCAAACTAAAAAAACAACAGCAAAAATAA
- a CDS encoding CPBP family intramembrane glutamic endopeptidase has product MKKQYWYIILTYILVQVSAIPYVLIMKWLGFIKTPMTQAELSQLSGTWTIISFCIGLIIILLILRTVPKASLRNEAPVSAGSAIAWIIGGFFLSLFAQSIAGVIEQYAFGIGRESENTQAILSIMDAVPWLVIVIALIGPILEEIIFRKIIFGVIYEKTNFFIGALVSSVVFAAVHTDFAHILLYTAMGFTFAFLYAKTKRIIVPIGAHMLMNSLVILVQIEPVKKMIEEQSQTMQMIIGGFFS; this is encoded by the coding sequence TTGAAAAAACAATATTGGTACATCATCTTAACTTATATATTGGTACAGGTTTCTGCTATTCCTTATGTGCTCATCATGAAATGGTTAGGATTCATTAAGACACCAATGACACAAGCAGAGCTCTCACAATTGTCGGGAACTTGGACAATCATCAGCTTCTGTATTGGATTGATCATTATTTTGCTCATCCTGCGGACAGTACCAAAAGCTTCACTACGAAATGAAGCACCGGTTTCAGCCGGGTCTGCCATCGCTTGGATCATTGGCGGTTTCTTTCTCTCCCTCTTTGCGCAATCGATTGCAGGAGTGATTGAGCAGTATGCATTTGGCATTGGCCGTGAGTCAGAAAATACACAAGCGATTTTATCTATTATGGATGCCGTTCCTTGGCTTGTGATCGTCATCGCCCTGATTGGACCTATCTTAGAGGAAATCATTTTCCGAAAAATCATTTTTGGAGTGATCTACGAAAAGACGAATTTTTTCATTGGGGCACTTGTTAGTTCAGTGGTTTTCGCCGCTGTACACACTGATTTTGCCCATATCTTGCTCTATACCGCGATGGGCTTTACCTTTGCCTTTTTATATGCGAAAACAAAACGAATCATTGTTCCAATCGGCGCTCATATGCTCATGAACTCGCTCGTCATTCTTGTGCAGATTGAGCCAGTGAAAAAAATGATTGAAGAACAATCTCAAACAATGCAAATGATTATTGGAGGCTTTTTCTCATGA
- the groES gene encoding co-chaperone GroES, which translates to MLKPLGDRVIIELVESEEKTASGIVLPDSAKEKPQEGKIVAAGSGRVLESGERVALEVNTGDRIIFSKYAGTEVKYEGKEYLILRESDILAVIG; encoded by the coding sequence ATGTTAAAGCCATTAGGCGATCGCGTAATCATTGAACTCGTTGAATCTGAGGAAAAAACCGCTAGCGGTATTGTCTTACCGGATTCTGCAAAAGAAAAACCACAAGAAGGTAAAATTGTTGCAGCAGGTTCAGGTCGTGTACTTGAAAGTGGTGAGCGCGTTGCGTTAGAAGTCAATACAGGCGACCGCATTATCTTCTCAAAATATGCAGGCACTGAAGTGAAATATGAAGGCAAAGAATATTTAATCCTTCGTGAGAGCGACATTTTAGCTGTTATTGGTTAA
- the groL gene encoding chaperonin GroEL (60 kDa chaperone family; promotes refolding of misfolded polypeptides especially under stressful conditions; forms two stacked rings of heptamers to form a barrel-shaped 14mer; ends can be capped by GroES; misfolded proteins enter the barrel where they are refolded when GroES binds) yields MAKDIKFSEEARRAMLRGVDALADAVKVTLGPKGRNVVLEKKFGSPLITNDGVTIAKEIELEDAFENMGAKLVAEVASKTNDVAGDGTTTATVLAQAMIREGLKNVTAGANPVGVRKGIEEAVKVALEGLHEISKPIEGKESIAQVASISAADEEVGSLIAEAMERVGNDGVITIEESKGFTTELEVVEGMQFDRGYASPYMVTDSDKMEAVLENPYILITDKKITNIQEILPVLEQVVQQGKPLLIIAEDVEGEALATLVVNKLRGTFNAVAVKAPGFGDRRKAMLEDISVLTGGELITEDLGLDLKSTEIGQLGRASKVVVTKENTTIVEGSGDSAQIAARVNQIRAQVEETTSEFDKEKLQERLAKLAGGVAVIKVGAATETELKERKLRIEDALNSTRAAVEEGIVSGGGTALVNVYKKVASIEADGDVQTGVNIVLRSLEEPIRQIAHNAGLEGSVIVERLKNEEIGVGFNAATNEWVNMIEKGIVDPTKVTRSALQNAASVAAMLLTTEAVVADKPEEGGSGGGMPDMGGMGGMGGMM; encoded by the coding sequence ATGGCAAAAGATATTAAGTTCAGTGAAGAAGCACGCCGTGCGATGTTACGTGGTGTAGATGCACTTGCAGATGCTGTAAAAGTAACTTTAGGACCTAAAGGACGTAACGTGGTTCTTGAGAAAAAATTCGGTTCTCCACTTATCACAAATGATGGTGTAACGATTGCAAAAGAAATCGAATTAGAAGATGCATTTGAAAACATGGGTGCAAAACTTGTGGCTGAAGTCGCAAGCAAAACAAACGACGTAGCTGGTGACGGTACAACAACGGCAACGGTTCTAGCTCAAGCAATGATTCGTGAAGGTCTGAAAAACGTAACAGCTGGTGCAAACCCTGTTGGCGTTCGTAAAGGGATCGAAGAAGCAGTGAAAGTAGCACTTGAAGGCTTGCACGAGATTTCTAAACCAATCGAAGGCAAAGAATCAATTGCTCAAGTTGCGTCCATTTCTGCAGCAGATGAAGAAGTAGGAAGCTTGATTGCTGAGGCAATGGAGCGTGTAGGTAATGACGGTGTTATTACAATCGAAGAGTCTAAAGGTTTCACGACTGAGCTTGAAGTGGTTGAAGGGATGCAATTTGACCGCGGTTACGCTTCACCATACATGGTGACGGATTCTGATAAGATGGAAGCCGTTCTTGAAAATCCTTACATCTTAATCACAGACAAAAAGATCACGAACATTCAAGAAATCCTTCCTGTACTTGAGCAAGTGGTACAACAAGGAAAACCATTATTGATCATTGCTGAAGATGTAGAAGGCGAAGCACTTGCAACACTTGTTGTGAACAAACTTCGTGGTACATTCAACGCAGTGGCAGTAAAAGCACCTGGATTCGGTGATCGTCGTAAAGCAATGCTTGAAGACATCTCTGTTCTAACTGGCGGAGAATTAATCACAGAAGACCTAGGACTTGACCTGAAATCAACTGAAATTGGTCAGCTTGGCCGCGCGTCTAAAGTCGTTGTGACAAAAGAAAACACAACAATCGTAGAAGGCTCAGGAGATTCTGCTCAAATCGCAGCTCGTGTAAACCAAATCCGTGCGCAAGTTGAAGAAACAACTTCTGAATTCGATAAAGAAAAATTACAAGAACGTCTTGCAAAACTAGCTGGCGGCGTGGCTGTCATCAAAGTTGGTGCTGCAACGGAAACAGAGCTAAAAGAGCGTAAGCTACGCATCGAGGATGCACTCAACTCAACTCGTGCAGCAGTTGAAGAAGGCATCGTATCCGGTGGTGGTACAGCACTTGTGAATGTATACAAAAAAGTCGCTTCAATTGAAGCTGATGGTGACGTTCAAACAGGTGTGAACATCGTTCTACGTTCTCTTGAAGAGCCAATCCGTCAAATCGCTCACAACGCAGGTCTTGAAGGATCCGTCATCGTTGAGCGCTTGAAAAACGAAGAAATTGGCGTAGGCTTCAACGCAGCAACAAACGAATGGGTAAACATGATCGAAAAAGGAATCGTTGACCCAACAAAAGTAACTCGCTCTGCACTTCAAAACGCAGCTTCTGTTGCAGCAATGCTTCTAACAACTGAAGCAGTCGTTGCTGACAAACCAGAAGAAGGCGGCTCAGGCGGCGGAATGCCGGATATGGGCGGCATGGGCGGTATGGGTGGAATGATGTAA
- a CDS encoding MarR family winged helix-turn-helix transcriptional regulator, with protein sequence MKEILREIGVIARALDSISNIEFKEYDLTKGQYLYLVRICEEPGIIQEKLAEMIKVDRTTAARAIKKLELHGFIEKKDDPVNKKIKKLFPTDKGKAVYPMIKRENDYSNQVALDGFSEEEAEQIYEYLLRVRKNIEKDWDYVKKGNKRCY encoded by the coding sequence ATGAAAGAGATTTTGCGGGAGATCGGCGTCATTGCTCGGGCACTTGATTCGATTAGTAATATTGAATTTAAAGAGTACGATTTAACGAAGGGGCAGTATTTGTATCTTGTGCGTATTTGTGAGGAGCCTGGCATCATTCAGGAAAAGCTGGCGGAAATGATTAAGGTGGATCGAACAACGGCTGCCCGTGCCATCAAAAAACTAGAGCTGCATGGTTTTATTGAGAAGAAAGATGACCCGGTGAATAAAAAAATCAAAAAGCTTTTTCCAACCGATAAAGGGAAAGCCGTATATCCAATGATCAAACGAGAAAATGATTACTCGAATCAAGTAGCGCTGGATGGGTTTTCTGAAGAGGAAGCGGAACAGATTTATGAGTATCTTCTAAGGGTGAGAAAAAATATCGAAAAAGATTGGGATTATGTGAAAAAAGGAAATAAGAGATGTTACTAA
- a CDS encoding GNAT family N-acetyltransferase, whose amino-acid sequence MTVTFILCNEQHIEELQKVGIDTFKETFQDQNKAEHIDAYVKKAFHPNQLLKELHHPSSQFYFVQVSGEVAGYLKVNMDEAQSEEMGSKALEIERIYIKQSFQKQGLGRFLINQAFEIAKKYDKRDVWLGVWEHNRAAIAFYQKLGFVQTGVHAFLMGDEEQMDFIMTKTLN is encoded by the coding sequence ATGACCGTCACTTTTATTCTGTGCAATGAACAGCATATAGAAGAGCTGCAGAAAGTCGGAATCGACACGTTTAAAGAGACCTTTCAGGATCAAAACAAAGCTGAACATATTGATGCTTACGTAAAGAAAGCCTTTCATCCGAACCAGCTGTTAAAAGAATTACATCATCCATCTTCACAGTTCTATTTTGTTCAAGTGAGTGGTGAAGTTGCTGGTTATTTGAAGGTCAATATGGACGAGGCGCAGTCAGAGGAGATGGGAAGTAAAGCGTTAGAGATTGAAAGAATTTATATCAAGCAGTCGTTTCAAAAGCAAGGGTTAGGACGATTTTTAATCAATCAAGCCTTTGAGATCGCAAAGAAATATGATAAACGTGATGTTTGGCTTGGGGTGTGGGAGCACAATAGAGCGGCCATCGCATTTTATCAAAAGCTTGGGTTTGTTCAAACAGGGGTGCACGCTTTCCTTATGGGAGACGAAGAGCAAATGGATTTTATTATGACCAAAACACTGAACTGA
- a CDS encoding FMN-binding negative transcriptional regulator, whose translation MHIPSFFQVKDLEEVKAFIQSHSFATVVTTTYEKPIATHIPVSFHQIEDSYVITGHMAIGNPQWKTFEENEKVLVIFQGPHAYISSSWYEKEAVPTWNYQAVHVYGKAELLEKAELVKELTKMLETYESHREQPVLWHTLSNELLEKQMKGIVGFKIIIDEVQAAFKLSQNRHERDYAHIIEQLEAEGEVELADAMKKRLEDV comes from the coding sequence ATGCATATTCCATCATTTTTTCAAGTGAAAGATTTGGAGGAAGTAAAAGCATTTATTCAATCACATTCATTTGCAACAGTTGTGACCACAACGTATGAAAAACCTATTGCGACACATATTCCAGTGAGTTTTCATCAAATTGAGGATTCGTATGTGATCACAGGTCATATGGCGATTGGAAATCCTCAGTGGAAAACGTTTGAAGAAAATGAGAAGGTGCTCGTGATTTTTCAAGGGCCACATGCTTACATATCATCTTCATGGTATGAAAAAGAAGCCGTGCCGACGTGGAATTATCAAGCTGTGCATGTATATGGAAAGGCTGAACTGCTAGAAAAGGCGGAACTGGTAAAGGAATTAACAAAGATGCTAGAGACTTACGAAAGCCATAGGGAACAGCCAGTGTTATGGCATACGTTGTCTAATGAACTGTTAGAGAAACAAATGAAAGGGATTGTGGGCTTCAAAATCATCATTGATGAAGTTCAGGCTGCTTTTAAGCTTAGCCAGAATCGCCATGAAAGAGATTATGCTCACATCATTGAACAGCTGGAAGCAGAGGGTGAAGTGGAATTGGCTGATGCGATGAAAAAGAGATTAGAGGATGTATGA
- a CDS encoding RlpA-like double-psi beta-barrel domain-containing protein, translated as MNKKLIATIVTVASLFLAFSFSHGASAKKVSGNITWYNGVGKKGADGKKLGHWDAATKMGFDVPKKGTKLRVTTKAKPHKVITVYKYDVGRMPNAVLDVSPKAFKALGYKTSKGVVKGHYTY; from the coding sequence ATGAATAAAAAGCTTATTGCGACAATCGTAACAGTAGCTAGTTTATTTTTAGCGTTTAGTTTCTCACATGGAGCAAGTGCAAAAAAAGTAAGCGGCAATATTACTTGGTATAATGGTGTCGGTAAAAAAGGCGCAGATGGAAAAAAACTCGGTCATTGGGATGCAGCAACTAAAATGGGATTTGACGTACCGAAAAAAGGTACAAAACTAAGAGTGACAACAAAAGCGAAACCACATAAAGTGATTACAGTCTATAAATATGATGTAGGTAGAATGCCAAACGCGGTATTAGACGTAAGTCCGAAAGCATTCAAAGCACTTGGATATAAAACAAGTAAAGGTGTCGTGAAAGGGCATTACACTTATTAA
- a CDS encoding carboxymuconolactone decarboxylase family protein, with protein sequence MNEEKETCQIKQETAAGNMEKLSIHENESIRSNIEQLTIELGEQKEFNHFILDDKQKAISTLSALITKGNCDEELKAHFEQALHIGLSVIEIMEIIKHCTKVAGFPHSINALFIFQNLLDENTKQIR encoded by the coding sequence TTGAATGAAGAAAAAGAGACTTGCCAGATCAAACAAGAAACAGCGGCAGGTAACATGGAGAAGCTTTCAATTCATGAAAATGAGAGCATTCGGTCAAACATTGAACAACTAACAATTGAACTCGGTGAACAAAAAGAATTCAATCACTTCATATTAGATGATAAACAGAAGGCAATCAGCACATTATCTGCCCTCATCACAAAAGGCAATTGTGATGAAGAACTAAAGGCTCATTTTGAACAAGCATTACATATCGGTCTCTCTGTCATAGAGATCATGGAGATTATTAAGCACTGTACAAAGGTTGCTGGATTTCCTCATTCCATTAATGCCCTGTTTATTTTTCAAAACTTACTAGACGAAAACACCAAACAAATAAGATAA
- a CDS encoding multicopper oxidase family protein: MNLEKFIDELPIPEVAKPVKKNPRQTYYEIAMEEVFLKVHRDLPPTKLWTYNGSLPGPTIKANRNEKVKVKWMNKLPLKHFLPVDHTIHEGHHDEPEVKTVVHLHGGVTPASSDGYPEAWFSRDFEATGPFFERQIYEYPNHQQACTLWYHDHAMALTRLNVYAGLAGFYLISDAFEKSLELPKDEYDIPLMIMDRTFQEDGALFYPSRPNNTPEDSDIPDPSIVPFFCGETILVNGKVWPYLEVEPRKYRFRMLNASNTRTYELHLDNDATILQIGSDGGFLPRPVHHKSFSIAPAERFDVIIDFSAYENKTIILKNKAGCGQEVNPETDANIMQFKVTRPLKGRAPKSLRPIFKPLPPLRPSRADKERTLTLSGTQDKYGRPILLLDNQFWNDPVTENPRLGSVEVWSIVNPTRGTHPIHLHLVQFRVIDRRPFDTEIYQSTGEIVYTGPNEAPPLHEQGYKDTIQAHAGEVIRIIARFVPYSGRYVWHCHILEHEDYDMMRPMDIIR; the protein is encoded by the coding sequence ATGAACCTAGAAAAATTTATTGACGAGCTGCCCATTCCAGAAGTCGCGAAGCCCGTCAAAAAGAACCCAAGACAAACGTATTATGAAATCGCCATGGAGGAAGTGTTCTTAAAAGTTCATAGAGACCTGCCCCCAACTAAGCTATGGACCTATAATGGCAGTTTGCCTGGTCCAACCATTAAAGCAAATCGAAATGAAAAGGTTAAAGTAAAATGGATGAACAAATTGCCGCTTAAGCATTTTCTGCCGGTCGATCACACCATTCACGAAGGCCATCATGACGAACCAGAAGTCAAAACCGTCGTTCATTTACATGGCGGGGTCACACCAGCAAGCAGTGACGGTTATCCAGAGGCTTGGTTTTCACGAGACTTTGAAGCGACAGGCCCCTTCTTTGAACGGCAGATTTACGAATACCCAAATCATCAGCAAGCATGCACATTGTGGTATCACGATCATGCAATGGCATTAACACGATTAAATGTATACGCCGGCTTAGCTGGGTTTTACTTAATCTCAGATGCGTTTGAAAAGTCGTTAGAATTACCGAAAGATGAGTATGACATTCCTTTAATGATCATGGACCGTACGTTTCAGGAGGATGGCGCACTGTTTTATCCAAGCAGACCAAACAACACACCGGAGGACAGTGACATTCCAGATCCCTCCATCGTCCCCTTTTTTTGCGGGGAAACGATTTTGGTTAATGGAAAGGTATGGCCGTATTTAGAAGTAGAGCCACGAAAATACCGTTTTCGCATGTTAAATGCGTCCAATACAAGAACTTACGAGCTGCATTTAGACAACGATGCCACGATCTTGCAAATTGGATCTGATGGCGGCTTTTTGCCAAGACCTGTTCATCACAAGTCCTTTAGCATTGCACCTGCTGAACGTTTCGATGTCATCATCGACTTTTCAGCTTATGAAAACAAAACAATTATTCTAAAAAATAAAGCAGGCTGCGGCCAAGAAGTGAATCCAGAAACAGATGCGAACATTATGCAGTTTAAAGTCACACGTCCACTAAAAGGGAGAGCACCTAAATCATTACGTCCAATCTTCAAACCGCTGCCACCGCTTCGGCCAAGTCGAGCTGATAAAGAACGTACGCTCACACTTAGCGGCACGCAGGATAAATATGGTCGCCCTATTTTATTACTAGATAACCAATTTTGGAATGATCCCGTTACTGAAAACCCCCGACTTGGCAGTGTAGAGGTTTGGTCCATCGTCAACCCAACAAGGGGCACACACCCCATTCATTTACACCTTGTTCAATTCAGGGTGATAGACAGGAGACCATTTGATACAGAAATCTATCAGTCGACTGGAGAAATCGTGTATACAGGACCAAATGAAGCACCTCCTTTACATGAACAAGGCTACAAGGACACCATTCAGGCGCATGCCGGTGAAGTCATTCGAATCATCGCACGCTTTGTCCCATACAGCGGACGGTATGTGTGGCATTGTCATATTTTAGAGCACGAAGATTATGACATGATGCGGCCGATGGATATCATTCGGTAA
- the gabP gene encoding GABA permease, which translates to MSNMTNGLQKNLKTRHISMISIAGVIGAGLFVGSGAVIHSAGPGSILSYSFAGLLVIFIMRMLGEMACAYPTSGSFSQYASDAIGPWAGFTIGWLYWFFWVIVIAIEAIAGAAIIQYWYADAPVWLTSLILTILLTLTNIFSVKSFGEFEYWFSLIKVVSIILFLLIGFAFIFGFGGHHTAGLANLTGNGGFLPNGFSSVLLGIVVVIFSFMGTEIVAIAAGESADPVKSVTTATRSVVWRIIIFYVGSIAVVVTLLPWDSASILTSPFVAVLEYIGVPSAAQVMNVIVLTAVLSCLNSGLYTTSRMLYSLAERGEAPKRFMKISKRGVPVAATVAGTFFSYIAVMMNYFYPETIFLFLVNASGAIALLVYLVIAVSQLRMRRKLEKENPEQLKIKMWLFPYLTYFTILVICAILASMLFIESMRPQLILTSIITFGVLAAYFIFKPNKKVPANAALENKHP; encoded by the coding sequence ATGTCCAACATGACAAACGGTCTTCAAAAAAACCTTAAGACAAGACATATTTCAATGATCTCCATTGCCGGGGTCATTGGGGCAGGGCTATTTGTTGGTAGCGGCGCTGTCATTCATTCTGCAGGGCCTGGATCCATTCTTTCCTATTCATTTGCCGGACTTCTGGTGATCTTTATTATGAGAATGCTTGGAGAAATGGCGTGTGCCTATCCGACAAGCGGTTCTTTCTCACAATATGCAAGCGACGCCATCGGCCCATGGGCTGGTTTTACAATCGGCTGGCTTTACTGGTTCTTCTGGGTAATCGTCATCGCCATCGAGGCCATTGCCGGTGCTGCCATTATTCAATATTGGTATGCAGATGCACCTGTTTGGCTCACAAGTCTTATCCTCACAATCCTCTTAACATTAACAAATATCTTTTCTGTTAAATCTTTTGGCGAATTTGAATATTGGTTTTCATTAATTAAAGTCGTCAGCATTATTCTATTTCTCCTCATTGGTTTTGCATTTATCTTTGGTTTTGGCGGTCATCATACTGCAGGTCTTGCGAATTTAACGGGGAACGGCGGTTTCCTTCCAAACGGATTCAGCTCTGTTTTACTCGGGATCGTCGTCGTCATCTTTTCCTTCATGGGAACCGAAATTGTGGCAATTGCGGCCGGCGAATCAGCAGACCCTGTCAAATCTGTTACAACAGCTACTCGTTCTGTTGTATGGCGTATTATCATCTTCTACGTCGGATCGATCGCTGTCGTTGTCACCTTGCTTCCATGGGATTCAGCGAGTATTTTAACAAGCCCGTTCGTTGCGGTATTAGAATACATCGGCGTCCCATCTGCCGCTCAGGTGATGAACGTCATTGTCTTAACAGCTGTTCTATCTTGTTTAAACTCCGGCTTGTACACAACGTCCAGAATGCTTTATTCATTAGCGGAAAGAGGCGAAGCGCCAAAACGCTTTATGAAAATCAGCAAGCGTGGTGTTCCTGTAGCGGCTACAGTCGCAGGGACCTTCTTTTCCTATATTGCCGTCATGATGAACTACTTTTATCCTGAAACCATCTTTTTGTTCCTTGTCAATGCATCAGGTGCTATCGCACTTCTTGTCTACTTGGTCATTGCCGTTTCGCAATTAAGAATGCGTCGTAAACTCGAAAAAGAAAATCCAGAACAACTCAAAATCAAAATGTGGCTGTTCCCATACCTCACGTACTTTACCATTTTGGTCATTTGTGCAATTTTGGCCTCTATGCTGTTTATCGAATCGATGAGACCACAGCTCATTTTGACGAGTATCATTACCTTTGGTGTGCTAGCCGCTTATTTTATCTTTAAACCGAATAAAAAAGTGCCTGCAAATGCGGCGCTTGAAAATAAACACCCTTAA